The following proteins are co-located in the Paludibaculum fermentans genome:
- a CDS encoding ABC transporter permease translates to MLDDLRGALRRLWKNPGASAAAVLALGIGIGFNTAIYSVADALLLRPLPLPEIDRVVMPAGQNEGDPRSFRSISPADYREWRASAQSFQSLAVSHGWSANLTGAGDPVPLEGSQVTASLFDVLQVQPLLGRGFLAEEEEPGKDRSVVLSYNLWQRQFGSDPAILSRSIELSGRKFTVIGVMPKGITFPQPSEFWVPLPMKSEDWNEAGSFYLKPVARLKPGVTLEAARAELQGIAQRMSAQFPSSHRKLGARVESLRERISGDLTASYTRVTVAAALFLLLIACLNVASLQFAHVVSRTREMAIRGALGAPRLRLLRQILTESVLVALAGAVFGLLVAVWSLDLMKSSMPPEVERWLPGWQKLGLNGLVLACTTVTAMAAGLLSGLGPALWLSRTPILGNLHDSGRGSTGSAARQRLRNLLVGGEIALATVLLSGAVLMVKGFHAIGQLHLSVDPAQILTLRVNLPQQRYPDHASVARFQRDLLDRLRGAAGVTSVAVTSNLPYSDFMNRSYVTFEGRADDGRPKAIAQIQNVSGGFFGTLGIPVLDGRAFAGSETDDSQKVAIVTSAFVRQYFPDQNPIGRRFHLGDGKWWTIQGIAGDVAHDFTERTPQPVVYLPYTQSGWGAFDLAIRTTGEPMALLPAVRAAVRAIDPAQPLALIRPFRKLINDAILGIGHMAAMLTVLAAVALFLSVLGIYSLMAWSVRERTREIGVRVALGAQRGQILRMVLKKGAWIAGLSLPLGLAGAVAVARLLSQLLFGVSASDILAFIGMPLVLALALTAACLVPARRATRTDPLAALRHE, encoded by the coding sequence ATGCTCGACGACCTGCGCGGCGCACTCCGCCGTCTGTGGAAGAACCCGGGTGCGAGCGCTGCGGCAGTGCTCGCTTTGGGCATTGGGATTGGTTTCAATACCGCCATCTACTCCGTGGCGGACGCACTGCTTTTGAGACCGCTGCCACTTCCGGAGATCGACCGGGTGGTCATGCCTGCGGGCCAGAACGAAGGCGATCCCCGCAGCTTTCGCTCGATTTCCCCCGCCGACTATCGGGAATGGCGGGCCTCGGCCCAGTCTTTTCAGAGCCTTGCCGTCTCCCACGGGTGGTCGGCCAATCTGACCGGTGCGGGTGATCCGGTCCCGTTGGAAGGCTCCCAGGTCACTGCCAGCCTGTTCGACGTCCTCCAGGTTCAGCCGCTGCTGGGCCGCGGGTTTCTGGCGGAAGAGGAAGAGCCAGGCAAAGACCGTTCAGTCGTATTGAGCTACAACCTGTGGCAGCGCCAGTTCGGCTCAGATCCTGCGATCCTTAGCCGCTCCATAGAGTTGAGCGGACGCAAGTTCACCGTGATCGGCGTCATGCCGAAGGGCATCACTTTTCCGCAGCCCAGCGAATTCTGGGTGCCCTTGCCCATGAAATCGGAAGATTGGAACGAGGCGGGCAGTTTCTATTTGAAGCCCGTGGCTCGTTTGAAGCCGGGGGTGACCCTGGAGGCGGCGCGCGCTGAACTGCAGGGCATCGCCCAGCGCATGTCCGCCCAATTTCCTTCCAGCCACCGCAAACTGGGCGCCCGGGTCGAGTCGCTGCGGGAACGGATCTCCGGTGACCTCACCGCCAGCTATACCCGCGTGACGGTGGCTGCGGCGCTCTTCCTCCTGCTCATCGCCTGCCTGAATGTCGCCAGCCTCCAGTTCGCGCACGTCGTCTCGCGGACCAGGGAAATGGCGATTCGCGGCGCCTTGGGCGCGCCACGCCTGCGTTTGCTGCGGCAGATCCTCACCGAAAGTGTCCTGGTGGCGCTGGCCGGAGCGGTTTTCGGACTGCTCGTCGCGGTCTGGTCGCTGGATCTGATGAAATCGTCCATGCCGCCGGAGGTCGAACGCTGGCTGCCGGGTTGGCAGAAGCTCGGGTTGAACGGTCTTGTCCTGGCGTGCACCACGGTCACCGCCATGGCTGCCGGGTTGTTATCCGGCTTGGGGCCGGCTCTCTGGCTCAGCCGCACGCCCATCCTGGGCAATCTGCACGATTCCGGACGAGGCTCGACGGGTTCAGCGGCGCGGCAGCGGCTGCGCAACCTCCTGGTAGGCGGGGAGATCGCCCTGGCAACCGTGCTGCTTTCCGGCGCCGTGTTGATGGTGAAGGGCTTCCACGCTATCGGGCAGTTGCACCTGTCTGTCGATCCGGCGCAGATTCTTACACTGAGGGTGAACCTGCCCCAGCAACGCTACCCGGACCATGCCTCCGTGGCGCGCTTTCAGCGGGACCTGCTCGATCGACTCAGAGGAGCCGCAGGCGTCACCAGCGTGGCGGTCACCTCCAATCTGCCGTACTCCGACTTCATGAACCGGTCGTATGTGACCTTCGAAGGCCGGGCCGACGATGGCCGCCCGAAGGCAATCGCCCAGATCCAGAATGTGTCCGGCGGGTTCTTCGGGACGTTGGGCATTCCTGTCCTGGACGGGCGGGCCTTTGCCGGGTCTGAGACAGACGATTCCCAGAAGGTGGCCATTGTCACCTCGGCGTTTGTCCGCCAGTACTTCCCCGATCAGAACCCGATCGGGCGCCGCTTCCATCTAGGCGATGGCAAGTGGTGGACGATCCAGGGTATCGCTGGGGATGTTGCACACGACTTTACTGAGCGGACTCCGCAACCGGTGGTCTATCTGCCCTATACCCAGTCCGGATGGGGTGCTTTCGATCTGGCCATCCGAACAACCGGGGAACCCATGGCGCTGCTGCCGGCCGTCCGGGCGGCCGTCCGGGCGATTGATCCGGCCCAACCGCTGGCCCTCATCCGGCCGTTTCGGAAGCTCATCAATGACGCCATCCTGGGCATCGGACACATGGCTGCAATGTTGACGGTACTGGCGGCGGTGGCTTTGTTCCTTTCGGTTCTGGGGATCTACAGCCTGATGGCGTGGTCGGTTCGCGAGCGGACCAGGGAGATCGGCGTGCGCGTCGCGCTTGGCGCCCAACGCGGTCAGATCCTCCGTATGGTATTGAAAAAAGGAGCCTGGATCGCCGGTCTCAGCCTGCCCCTCGGGCTCGCCGGCGCGGTTGCCGTCGCCCGGCTGCTGAGCCAGTTGCTCTTCGGAGTCTCCGCATCGGATATCCTGGCATTCATTGGCATGCCTCTGGTTCTCGCACTTGCCTTGACGGCCGCCTGTCTGGTGCCGGCGCGGCGGGCCACACGCACAGACCCGCTGGCGGCATTGCGACACGAGTAG